In Drosophila nasuta strain 15112-1781.00 chromosome 2R, ASM2355853v1, whole genome shotgun sequence, a single genomic region encodes these proteins:
- the LOC132786009 gene encoding hydroxysteroid 11-beta-dehydrogenase 1-like protein isoform X2, translated as MKRLRKGHIVTISSAMSLFPLAYNTAYTASKCGATGHMKTLRLELALEKQNDIHVTTVLPSFLDTNDEVSKLGYAIKVNRVYPLIKGKTAARRIVWGMLAGEREIKLPYIVDILYRIWNLLPINWQERLFLLVTSKMFRSFCEMQEESMILGV; from the exons ATGAAGAGATTGCGCAAAGGACATATAGTAACCATAAGCTCAGCGATGA GTCTATTTCCCTTGGCTTACAATACTGCTTATACGGCAAGCAAATGTGGTGCAACCGGTCATATGAAGACTCTGCGCTTGGAATTAGCTCTGGAGAAACAGAATGACATCCATGTCACAACGGTATTGCCATCGTTCTTGGACACCAACGATGAGGTCTCTAAACTTGGCTATGCTATCAAGGTGAATCGAGTTTATCCCTTGATTAAAGGAAAAACGGCAGCTCGTCGCATAGTTTGGGGAATGCTCGCTGGAGAAAGGGAAATTAAACTTCCATATATTGTGGATATATTATATCGAATTTGGAA CTTACTTCCCATCAACTGGCAGGAGAGACTGTTTCTTTTGGTCACATCCAAAATGTTTCGATCATTCTGTGAGATGCAAGAAGAGTCGATGATACTTGgtgtataa
- the LOC132787067 gene encoding estradiol 17-beta-dehydrogenase 11-like, with translation MERDQFIRLLTALLIIMLVLFSPLLLIFIILSKIWECIICKPTKSIANEVAVVTGAAGGLGRAIALELAKRGCHIAVVDVNIEGAEETVRQIHEISRVKAIAYKVNVTSFAEITDLQKSVELDLGSVTILINNAGILLHSKPLDPAPEDVQKMIDVNLTSHFWTKFAFLPTMKKLRKGNIVTISSVGGLVPLPFNTAYTASKFGATGHMKALRMELALEKQHNIHVTTVMPSFLDTNDEISQMVHVIKANRVYPLIKGKEAANRIVRGMLAGEREIKLPYFVDTLHRILNLLPIKWQEGLILLTTSKIFLKFKKNFA, from the exons ATGGAGAGAGATCAGTTTATTAGATTATTGACTGCATTGCTGATAATTATGCTAGTTTTATTTAGTCCGCTGCTActaatattcataattttatcAAAAATCTGGGAATGTATCATTTGCAAACCCACTAAGAGCATCGCAAATGAGGTGGCTGTG gtGACCGGGGCTGCAGGTGGATTAGGTCGGGCTATAGCACTGGAACTTGCCAAACGCGGTTGTCATATAGCCGTGGTGGATGTTAACATAGAAGGCGCTGAAGAAACTGTTAGACAAATTCACGAGATATCCAGAGTAAAAGCTATAGCTTATAAG GTAAATGTTACGAGTTTTGCTGAAATAACTGATCTTCAGAAAAGTGTTGAGCTTGATCTTGGTTCGGTTACTATTCTCATCAACAATGCGGGTATTCTGTTGCACAGTAAACCTTTGGATCCCGCTCCAGAAGATGTGCAAAAGATGATCGATGTCAATTTGACATCACACTTTTGG ACGAAATTTGCTTTTCTGCCCACAATGAAGAAATTGCGAAAGGGAAACATTGTTACCATCAGTTCTGTGGGag GTCTAGTACCCTTGCCCTTTAATACTGCTTACACTGCATCGAAATTTGGTGCCACCGGCCATATGAAGGCGTTGCGAATGGAACTAGCTCTGGAAAAACAGCATAACATCCACGTCACCACGGTAATGCCATCGTTTCTGGACACTAACGATGAGATTTCTCAGATGGTTCACGTAATTAAGGCGAATCGAGTGTATCCCTTGATTAAAGGGAAAGAGGCAGCTAATCGCATAGTTCGCGGAATGCTCGCTGGGGAAAGGGAAATAAAACTTCCCTATTTTGTCGATACCTTACATCGCATATTGAA CTTACTTCCTATCAAATGGCAGGAGGGACTGATTCTCTTAACTAcctcaaaaatatttcttaaatttaaaaaaaacttcgCGTAG
- the LOC132787066 gene encoding estradiol 17-beta-dehydrogenase 11-like, with the protein MEIQNQLIKLLTTLLVIGFALSTPVLLLAVMLSKIGECFKYKSPKSIIGEVAVVTGAAHGLGRAIALELAGFGCHVAVVDIDINGAEETVEKIHQISRVKAKAYKVNVTSFTQITDLNAKVTRDLGMVTILINNAGILLLRNRLDPAPEDVQRMIDVNLTSHFWTKTVFLPTMKRLRKGNIVTISSAASLLPFAYHTTYTATKFGATGHMKALQLELAVEKQHDIHVTTVMPMILDTNDEMSDLANISKMNRLYPLIKGQMAATRIVKGMLAGEREIKIPFIVDILHRILNLLPLSWQERLILISASNKFLSYKEISLNSNVPKQ; encoded by the exons aTGGAGATTCAAAATCAGTTGATTAAACTATTGACTACATTGCTGGTAATTGGTTTTGCTCTATCTACTCCGGTGTTACTATTAGCCGTAATGTTATCAAAAATCGGAGAATGTTTCAAATATAAATCCCCCAAGAGTATCATCGGCGAGGTGGCTGTG GTGACTGGGGCAGCTCATGGACTAGGTCGGGCTATAGCATTGGAACTGGCCGGATTCGGATGCCATGTAGCCGTGGTAGATATTGACATAAATGGCGCCGAGGAAACTGTAGAAAAAATTCACCAGATTTCCagagtaaaagcaaaagcttaTAAG GTGAATGTAACCAGTTTTACTCAAATAACTGATCTTAATGCTAAAGTTACACGAGATCTTGGTATGGTTACAATTCTAATCAATAATGCGGGTATTCTGCTGCTGCGTAATCGTTTAGATCCTGCACCGGAGGATGTGCAACGAATGATAGACGTCAATTTGACATCGCACTTTTGG ACGAAGACTGTGTTTCTGCCCACAATGAAGAGGTTGCGAAAGGGAAACATTGTTACCATCAGTTCAGCGGCGA GTCTATTACCCTTTGCTTATCATACCACTTACACTGCAACCAAATTTGGTGCTACCGGTCATATGAAGGCATTGCAATTGGAATTAGCTGTAGAGAAGCAACATGACATCCATGTCACCACGGTAATGCCAATGATTCTGGACACCAACGATGAGATGTCTGACCTTGCCAACATTAGCAAGATGAATCGACTGTATCCCCTGATTAAAGGACAAATGGCAGCTACTCGCATAGTTAAAGGAATGCTCGCTGGAGAGAGGGAAATAAAGATTCCATTCATAGTGGATATTTTGCATCGCATTTTGAA cTTACTTCCTCTCAGCTGGCAGGAGAGACTGATTCTCATATCTGCCTCTAATAAGTTTCTGTCGTATAAAGAAATCAGCTTGAATTCTAATGTCCCCAAACAGTGa
- the LOC132786009 gene encoding estradiol 17-beta-dehydrogenase 11-like isoform X1 — protein sequence MFINVYRQKAAFLPTMKRLRKGHIVTISSAMSLFPLAYNTAYTASKCGATGHMKTLRLELALEKQNDIHVTTVLPSFLDTNDEVSKLGYAIKVNRVYPLIKGKTAARRIVWGMLAGEREIKLPYIVDILYRIWNLLPINWQERLFLLVTSKMFRSFCEMQEESMILGV from the exons ATGTTCATTAATGTTTACAGACAGAAGGCTGCGTTTCTGCCCACTATGAAGAGATTGCGCAAAGGACATATAGTAACCATAAGCTCAGCGATGA GTCTATTTCCCTTGGCTTACAATACTGCTTATACGGCAAGCAAATGTGGTGCAACCGGTCATATGAAGACTCTGCGCTTGGAATTAGCTCTGGAGAAACAGAATGACATCCATGTCACAACGGTATTGCCATCGTTCTTGGACACCAACGATGAGGTCTCTAAACTTGGCTATGCTATCAAGGTGAATCGAGTTTATCCCTTGATTAAAGGAAAAACGGCAGCTCGTCGCATAGTTTGGGGAATGCTCGCTGGAGAAAGGGAAATTAAACTTCCATATATTGTGGATATATTATATCGAATTTGGAA CTTACTTCCCATCAACTGGCAGGAGAGACTGTTTCTTTTGGTCACATCCAAAATGTTTCGATCATTCTGTGAGATGCAAGAAGAGTCGATGATACTTGgtgtataa